From a single Lactococcus carnosus genomic region:
- a CDS encoding glycoside hydrolase family 1 protein gives MSNFPEDFLWGGAIAANQAEGGYLEDGKGLSIADILPVGEERIQKIPLKLSDDTFYPNHEAIDFYHRYEADIDLFAELGLKCFRTSIAWSRIFPNGDEAQPNEAGLKYYDALFDKLIAKGIEPIVTISHFETPLYLVTTYGGWRNRALIEFYDRYTQVIFERYSDKVTYWMTFNEINHAHTLPLIAAAVDVLDIESEQKRLEVIYQASHNMFVASSKAVINGKKVNSNNQIGCMLSLSPIYPATCNPKDVFESYQLRRRSLFYGDVQLKGKYPTYFQRIVDENHLSLDIRPEDLDIIASGTCDYLGFSFYRSSLHESGMKILGNTGGLLGKKNPYLKENKWGWPIDPLALRYVCNELTDRYDKPLFIVENGIGLKENLDSKGQIIDIERMDYLKKHVEAMSEAIKDGCHILGYTWWGPIDIVSAGTGEMEKRYGFIYVDKNNDGTGSLKRVKKASFNYYKQVIASNGEALNFETYLKGEKNND, from the coding sequence ATGTCAAATTTTCCAGAAGATTTTCTTTGGGGAGGTGCTATCGCTGCAAACCAAGCCGAGGGAGGGTATCTAGAAGACGGTAAAGGATTGAGTATCGCTGATATCTTACCTGTTGGCGAAGAAAGAATACAAAAAATTCCTTTAAAACTATCCGACGATACATTTTATCCGAATCACGAAGCAATTGATTTTTATCATCGCTATGAAGCAGATATTGACTTATTTGCTGAACTAGGTTTGAAATGCTTTAGAACATCGATAGCCTGGTCTAGGATATTTCCAAATGGCGATGAAGCGCAACCTAATGAGGCAGGCCTTAAATACTATGATGCCTTATTTGATAAACTAATCGCTAAAGGGATTGAGCCGATTGTCACGATTTCTCATTTTGAGACACCACTTTATCTTGTTACGACATATGGGGGCTGGCGTAATAGAGCCTTAATTGAGTTCTATGACAGGTATACTCAAGTTATTTTTGAAAGATATAGCGATAAAGTCACCTATTGGATGACATTTAATGAAATTAATCATGCGCATACATTACCCTTAATTGCTGCAGCAGTTGATGTTCTAGACATTGAGTCTGAACAAAAAAGATTAGAGGTTATCTACCAAGCCAGTCATAACATGTTTGTTGCCAGTAGTAAAGCTGTCATTAATGGTAAAAAAGTCAACAGTAACAATCAAATCGGCTGTATGCTTTCCTTAAGTCCAATCTATCCAGCAACATGCAATCCAAAAGATGTATTTGAATCCTATCAGCTAAGACGCAGATCCCTATTTTATGGTGATGTCCAGCTAAAAGGGAAGTATCCGACCTACTTTCAAAGAATAGTAGATGAGAATCACTTATCACTAGATATTAGACCAGAAGATTTAGATATCATTGCATCTGGTACATGTGACTATTTAGGCTTCAGTTTCTATCGCAGTTCGTTACATGAGTCTGGCATGAAAATTTTAGGAAATACTGGTGGCTTGTTAGGTAAAAAGAATCCTTATCTGAAAGAGAATAAATGGGGGTGGCCGATTGACCCCTTAGCCTTGAGATATGTCTGCAATGAATTGACAGATCGCTATGACAAACCTTTATTCATTGTTGAGAATGGGATCGGTTTGAAAGAAAACTTAGATAGTAAGGGCCAAATAATCGATATCGAAAGAATGGACTATCTCAAAAAACACGTCGAAGCGATGTCCGAAGCAATTAAGGACGGCTGTCACATCTTAGGTTATACCTGGTGGGGGCCGATTGATATCGTATCTGCGGGAACAGGTGAGATGGAAAAACGATATGGCTTTATCTACGTAGATAAAAACAATGATGGCACAGGTAGTTTAAAACGTGTCAAAAAAGCTAGTTTTAACTATTATAAACAAGTCATTGCGTCCAACGGAGAAGCATTAAACTTTGAAACCTATCTGAAAGGAGAGAAAAACAATGACTAA
- a CDS encoding beta-glucoside-specific PTS transporter subunit IIABC produces MKKDYTKLADDIVSYVGGQENVISLYHCITRLRFKLKDTSIAKVNKDKIEKLTGVLSVVEANGQFQVVIGSDVSDVFQTILANYHIKNALDNTEADDVESDKTGNIVIRFFNTLSAIFNPIIIALAGAGMLKALLVVFTTYHLLSNQDSTYKILAAAGNSVFYFLPLFLAISAARIFKANMFISLAIVASLLEPNFVSMVVKNGTTVDFFGIPTVLMGYSGTVIPAIIAIYVYAHLEKLLKKFIPKSMEIFALSLVALIIMVPLTVLVIGPIGVMLGDGLGNAMNFISGESGLLAGLLIGGGWTFLVMMGIHWGVVPIMVNNLALHGYDTLRPMIAAATFASAGVALGVFLKSRNKETKGLALSSLLPALLGGITEPIVYGLSVKYKKPLIAQVIVGGLVGAFMGALQVKAIVYVFPALTTLPAFFGPTFIYYGIGITVAFFGTALLTYLLGLGEADQDLSSDSLSVALPLRGDVIPLSDVNDPVFSTLAMGNGFAIYPETGDILAPITGEVITVFPTGHAFGIRSALGTELLVHIGLNTVDLSKGTFNISVKKGDKVKKGQQIGTVNLAEIKEKNYDPTTMVIFTNGVKEQTLVVLDQSKNDITSVISKDAIERDGK; encoded by the coding sequence ATGAAAAAGGATTACACGAAGTTGGCGGATGATATTGTATCATACGTGGGAGGTCAAGAAAATGTCATTAGCCTTTACCACTGTATTACACGCCTAAGATTTAAACTAAAAGATACTAGTATTGCAAAGGTAAACAAAGACAAGATTGAAAAGTTAACTGGTGTCTTATCTGTTGTTGAAGCTAATGGACAATTTCAAGTTGTCATTGGTAGTGACGTTTCAGATGTTTTTCAAACAATTTTAGCTAACTATCACATAAAAAATGCCCTCGATAATACTGAGGCTGATGACGTAGAGAGTGACAAAACAGGAAATATAGTCATTCGCTTCTTTAACACCTTGTCTGCCATATTTAACCCGATCATCATTGCCCTAGCTGGAGCTGGGATGTTAAAGGCATTACTTGTGGTCTTCACTACCTATCATTTATTAAGTAATCAGGACAGTACTTATAAAATATTAGCTGCTGCTGGCAATAGTGTCTTTTATTTCTTGCCATTATTTTTAGCAATTAGTGCTGCTAGAATATTTAAAGCAAACATGTTTATCTCATTAGCAATTGTTGCATCACTACTCGAACCAAATTTTGTTTCAATGGTCGTAAAAAATGGGACAACCGTCGATTTCTTTGGTATCCCTACAGTCTTAATGGGGTATTCAGGTACGGTCATTCCCGCTATCATAGCAATTTATGTCTATGCACATTTAGAGAAACTACTAAAGAAATTCATCCCTAAAAGCATGGAAATTTTTGCACTATCGCTAGTCGCTTTAATCATAATGGTACCTTTAACAGTACTAGTCATTGGTCCAATCGGTGTCATGCTAGGGGATGGCTTAGGAAATGCCATGAACTTTATCAGCGGTGAAAGTGGTTTATTAGCTGGTCTATTGATTGGTGGTGGCTGGACCTTCTTAGTCATGATGGGCATTCACTGGGGCGTTGTCCCAATCATGGTTAACAACCTTGCCCTACATGGGTATGATACACTTCGTCCGATGATTGCTGCCGCTACTTTTGCTAGTGCTGGTGTCGCGCTAGGTGTTTTTCTAAAGTCAAGGAATAAAGAAACAAAAGGATTGGCCTTGTCTTCCCTATTACCTGCCTTGTTAGGTGGTATCACTGAACCAATCGTCTATGGTTTATCAGTCAAGTATAAAAAGCCCTTAATCGCTCAAGTTATCGTGGGTGGTTTAGTAGGTGCCTTTATGGGTGCGCTACAAGTTAAAGCAATCGTTTATGTCTTTCCTGCTTTAACGACACTTCCTGCTTTCTTTGGACCTACATTTATCTACTATGGCATTGGGATTACAGTCGCCTTCTTCGGTACTGCTTTATTAACTTATCTATTAGGATTGGGCGAAGCAGATCAAGACCTATCATCAGATAGTTTAAGTGTAGCACTCCCGCTTAGAGGCGATGTCATACCACTAAGTGATGTGAATGATCCTGTTTTTTCAACCCTTGCAATGGGTAACGGCTTCGCAATATATCCTGAAACAGGGGACATACTTGCACCGATTACAGGAGAGGTGATCACCGTTTTTCCAACTGGTCATGCCTTTGGTATTCGTTCAGCACTAGGCACAGAGCTCCTAGTACATATTGGCTTAAATACAGTAGACTTAAGCAAAGGCACCTTCAACATCTCGGTAAAAAAAGGGGATAAAGTCAAAAAAGGTCAGCAGATTGGGACAGTTAATTTAGCCGAGATCAAAGAAAAAAACTACGACCCGACAACCATGGTTATTTTTACTAATGGGGTAAAGGAGCAAACACTAGTGGTTTTAGATCAATCGAAAAATGATATCACTTCTGTCATTTCTAAAGATGCTATTGAAAGGGATGGTAAATAG
- a CDS encoding GntR family transcriptional regulator: protein MNFDESNHLPLFEQVAEQIEAAILSGAFPELSQIPSTTEISKQFQINPATVLKGMNLLVDKQIIEKKRGIGVFVKQGAKQIIQEEKRTYFFTQEISQLVVEAKRLDISLAELIEQIESGYQA, encoded by the coding sequence ATGAATTTTGATGAGTCCAATCATCTGCCCTTATTTGAGCAGGTGGCCGAACAGATAGAGGCTGCTATCTTAAGTGGTGCATTTCCAGAGTTAAGTCAGATTCCATCAACGACTGAAATCTCTAAGCAGTTTCAAATTAATCCGGCGACTGTCTTGAAGGGCATGAACCTATTAGTAGATAAGCAGATTATCGAGAAAAAAAGAGGGATAGGTGTATTTGTGAAACAAGGTGCTAAACAGATCATTCAGGAAGAAAAAAGAACATATTTTTTTACTCAAGAAATTAGTCAACTGGTGGTGGAAGCCAAGCGACTAGATATTTCTCTAGCGGAGTTAATCGAGCAAATAGAAAGTGGGTATCAAGCATGA
- the nrdD gene encoding anaerobic ribonucleoside-triphosphate reductase, with protein MMVGEKTQVVSSTIDVVKRDGRHLSFEPEKIYEALRKASDELAHISPVQDVKLAHLTEKIVATIFDRFNKNVQIYEIQNIVEHVLLDANEYQLAEVYINYRTRRDFARAQATDINFTIDKLINKDQSVVNENANKDSDVFNTQRDLTAGIVGKSIGLKMLPSHVANAHQKGDIHFHDLDYQPYAPMTNCCLVDVKGMLRDGFKLGNAIIDSPKSIQTAAAQISQIIANVASSQYGGTSVNRIDEVLAPYAALNFAKHMADAKEWVASDKHEAYARAKTKKDIYDAMQSLEYEINTLFTSNGQTPFTTFGFGLGEDWYACEIQKAILQNRIKGLGKEGRTAIFPKLVFTIKRGLNLDKTDPNYAIKVLAAECATKRMYPDIVSYDKIVELTGSFKAPMGCRSFLQGWQDEAGHDVVDGRMNLGVVTLNLPRIALEAKGDKARFWQIFSDRMTVIKDALVYRVERVKEATPANAPILYENGAFGKRLSRTDSVDELFKNRRATVSAGYIGLYEVATAFYGGEWESNPEAKAFTLDILREMKKAADTWSAEFDYHFSIYSTPSESLTDRFCQLDTEKFGQVKDITDKEYYTNSFHYDVRKNPTPFEKLDFEKDYPVYASGGFIHYCEYPMLQQNPKALEAVWDYAYDLVGYLGTNTPIDHCYACHFEGDFKATERGFQCPNCGNTDPKTVDVVKRTCGYLGNPQARPMVNGRHKEITSRVKHMNGSIGHLSNGDELENVTVDAAKSKFFKK; from the coding sequence ATGATGGTTGGGGAAAAAACACAGGTAGTTTCTAGCACGATAGACGTGGTCAAACGCGATGGTCGTCATTTGAGTTTTGAACCAGAAAAAATTTATGAGGCGCTAAGGAAAGCATCTGATGAATTAGCACATATCTCGCCAGTTCAAGACGTCAAACTAGCACATTTGACAGAAAAAATCGTTGCGACGATTTTTGATCGATTTAACAAAAATGTACAAATTTATGAAATCCAAAATATTGTTGAGCATGTCTTGTTAGATGCTAATGAATATCAACTGGCTGAAGTCTATATTAATTATCGGACCAGACGTGATTTTGCGCGCGCGCAAGCAACAGATATTAACTTTACGATCGATAAATTGATTAACAAAGATCAGTCAGTTGTCAATGAGAATGCGAATAAGGACAGTGATGTCTTCAATACACAACGTGACTTAACAGCGGGTATCGTCGGCAAGTCGATTGGCCTAAAAATGCTCCCATCACATGTCGCCAATGCCCATCAAAAAGGGGATATTCATTTTCATGACTTGGATTATCAGCCTTATGCTCCGATGACAAACTGTTGTTTGGTTGATGTCAAAGGTATGCTTCGAGATGGCTTTAAACTGGGGAATGCGATCATCGACAGTCCCAAGTCTATCCAGACAGCAGCCGCACAAATTTCACAAATTATCGCAAATGTTGCCTCTAGTCAGTATGGTGGGACATCGGTCAACCGGATAGATGAAGTATTGGCACCCTATGCGGCCTTAAACTTTGCCAAGCATATGGCTGATGCAAAGGAATGGGTAGCCTCTGACAAACATGAAGCCTATGCGCGTGCAAAAACGAAAAAAGATATCTATGATGCTATGCAAAGTTTGGAGTATGAGATCAATACGCTCTTTACGTCAAATGGGCAAACACCCTTTACCACTTTCGGTTTTGGACTAGGAGAAGATTGGTATGCCTGTGAAATTCAAAAGGCAATCCTTCAAAATCGGATCAAAGGACTGGGTAAAGAAGGCCGGACTGCCATCTTCCCTAAACTGGTGTTCACCATCAAGCGCGGGTTAAATCTAGATAAAACAGATCCTAATTATGCGATTAAAGTACTAGCTGCAGAATGTGCAACCAAACGGATGTATCCAGATATTGTCAGTTACGATAAAATCGTTGAACTGACGGGCTCTTTTAAGGCCCCGATGGGCTGTCGTAGTTTCTTACAAGGCTGGCAGGATGAAGCTGGTCATGATGTTGTAGATGGTCGGATGAACCTAGGTGTTGTAACACTTAATCTCCCCCGCATCGCACTTGAGGCTAAAGGGGATAAGGCACGCTTCTGGCAGATTTTTTCTGATCGGATGACTGTTATAAAGGATGCCCTAGTTTACAGAGTTGAACGTGTTAAAGAGGCAACGCCAGCTAATGCACCGATTTTATATGAAAATGGTGCCTTTGGCAAACGCCTCAGCAGAACAGATTCAGTAGATGAGTTGTTCAAAAATAGACGTGCAACAGTTTCTGCAGGTTATATTGGGTTATATGAAGTCGCGACAGCATTTTACGGAGGAGAGTGGGAGTCAAATCCTGAGGCGAAAGCTTTCACACTGGATATCTTACGTGAAATGAAAAAAGCTGCAGATACCTGGTCTGCCGAATTTGATTACCATTTTTCAATCTACTCGACACCTTCTGAAAGCTTAACCGATCGTTTCTGCCAGCTAGATACAGAAAAATTTGGTCAGGTCAAAGATATTACAGATAAGGAATACTATACAAATTCTTTCCACTATGATGTTCGTAAAAATCCGACACCATTTGAAAAACTTGATTTTGAAAAAGACTATCCAGTCTATGCCAGTGGTGGCTTCATTCACTACTGTGAATATCCCATGCTCCAACAAAATCCCAAAGCATTAGAAGCTGTATGGGATTATGCCTACGATTTAGTTGGTTATCTGGGGACAAACACACCAATCGACCACTGTTATGCGTGTCACTTTGAAGGCGACTTCAAGGCGACAGAACGTGGCTTCCAATGTCCAAACTGCGGCAATACAGATCCTAAGACAGTCGATGTTGTCAAACGGACGTGTGGCTACCTAGGGAATCCACAAGCTCGTCCAATGGTAAATGGCCGTCACAAAGAAATCACGTCTCGTGTCAAGCACATGAATGGTTCTATCGGGCATTTATCAAATGGCGATGAGTTAGAGAATGTCACAGTTGATGCTGCTAAGTCCAAGTTCTTCAAAAAATAA
- a CDS encoding glycoside hydrolase family 1 protein, which produces MTNYFPENFLWGGATAANQLEGGWDKGGKGLSVSDVYTFNSDLPKDQWTDQWHMMTYDQVNQAQDHSSNQLYPKRLGVDFYHRFKVDIALFAEMGFKTYRMSIAWTRLFPKGDETEPNEAGLKFYDALFDELLKYNIIPLVSLSHYEMPLYLVTEYGGWSNRIVIDYYMQFATTVFNRYKDKVTYWIPFNEINCVKHHPYVSVGIIEENHPNIEQAKYQSAHHQFVASALATALCHQLIPDAKVGCMISYQLLVPYSCDPDDIQKTTESQRTSLFFTDVLSRGYYPSYAKRLFEEKGVTLVIEEGDLALLRAHTADFISFSYYMSSAISAHPERLESAEGNLITGGIKNPYLASSKWGWQIDPKGLRSALNQLYDRYQKPLFIAENGLGAEDVLEDGKVHDSYRIAYLSAHLSQINEALHDGVEVFGYTAWGCIDIISASTNQISKRYGFIYVDADDLGQGSYNRVKKDSFAWYKSVIQSNGDSIVS; this is translated from the coding sequence ATGACTAATTATTTCCCTGAAAATTTTCTATGGGGCGGTGCCACGGCAGCAAATCAACTCGAGGGAGGTTGGGATAAAGGCGGAAAAGGACTATCCGTATCAGATGTTTATACATTTAACTCAGACCTTCCCAAAGATCAATGGACAGATCAGTGGCATATGATGACTTATGATCAAGTCAACCAGGCGCAAGATCATAGCAGTAATCAGTTATACCCTAAGAGACTTGGTGTTGACTTTTATCACCGATTTAAAGTAGATATTGCTTTATTTGCAGAAATGGGATTTAAGACATATCGGATGTCGATTGCATGGACAAGACTTTTCCCTAAAGGAGATGAGACAGAACCTAATGAAGCAGGACTCAAATTCTACGACGCGCTATTTGATGAACTATTAAAGTACAACATCATCCCTTTGGTCTCGCTATCTCACTATGAAATGCCCTTGTATCTAGTTACTGAGTATGGTGGTTGGTCAAATCGCATCGTCATTGATTACTATATGCAGTTTGCGACGACTGTTTTCAATAGGTATAAGGATAAAGTCACTTACTGGATTCCATTTAATGAAATCAATTGTGTCAAACATCATCCTTATGTAAGTGTCGGCATTATAGAAGAAAATCATCCCAATATAGAGCAAGCAAAATATCAAAGTGCACACCACCAATTTGTAGCAAGTGCTCTGGCAACAGCACTTTGTCACCAACTGATACCTGATGCTAAAGTTGGGTGCATGATTAGTTATCAGTTACTAGTCCCCTACTCTTGCGATCCAGATGACATACAAAAAACAACCGAAAGTCAACGCACTTCTTTGTTCTTTACGGATGTCTTATCAAGGGGCTATTACCCATCATATGCAAAAAGACTATTTGAAGAAAAAGGCGTGACGCTAGTAATAGAAGAGGGAGATCTGGCATTACTTCGTGCGCATACTGCCGATTTTATTTCTTTTAGTTACTACATGTCCAGTGCAATCAGTGCACATCCTGAGAGATTAGAAAGTGCTGAAGGAAATTTAATTACTGGTGGGATTAAAAATCCTTATCTAGCCTCAAGTAAGTGGGGTTGGCAAATTGATCCCAAAGGATTAAGATCGGCATTAAATCAACTGTATGATCGCTATCAAAAACCCCTATTCATTGCCGAAAATGGACTTGGGGCAGAAGATGTATTAGAAGATGGAAAAGTTCACGATAGCTATAGAATTGCCTATTTATCAGCCCATTTAAGTCAAATAAATGAAGCATTACATGATGGTGTAGAGGTGTTTGGCTATACCGCTTGGGGCTGTATTGATATTATTAGTGCTTCAACAAATCAAATCAGTAAACGATATGGCTTTATTTATGTGGATGCTGATGACTTGGGACAAGGCAGTTATAATCGAGTTAAAAAAGATTCTTTTGCCTGGTATAAATCGGTGATTCAATCAAATGGAGATAGCATCGTCAGTTAG
- a CDS encoding MucBP domain-containing protein: MASLTVNYVDETGKQLLNFKTHNGYVGDLVDLSGYRETIDGYTFKRFDNEITELANTEQTVTLVYSKNEVKASLTINYVDEAGKQLLDPKTYEGVVGERINLETYRINISGYSFKGFDNAITEFTDKEHTVTLVYSKNEVKTTLTINYVDEAGKQLLDPKTYEGVVGERINLEIYEIKIDGYSFKKTTNAITEFTDTEQTVTLVYSKNEVKASLTINYVDEAGKQLLDPKTYDGVVGERIDLETYRINISGYSFKGFENKITELTEVEQTITLIYTVVMADAPSDDKRDEKRNKLPKEANADTSKPKKGPLKLVKLLPKTGESRSNGLTEGVFLTALVASLLMLLRTFGCFLL; the protein is encoded by the coding sequence ATTGCCTCCCTTACCGTCAACTATGTCGATGAAACAGGGAAACAACTACTAAACTTTAAAACACATAATGGATATGTCGGTGATCTAGTAGATCTTAGTGGGTATAGGGAAACTATTGATGGCTATACATTCAAAAGGTTTGATAATGAAATAACGGAATTAGCTAATACAGAGCAGACCGTAACACTCGTCTATAGTAAAAATGAGGTCAAAGCCTCCCTTACCATCAACTATGTTGATGAAGCAGGTAAACAACTACTAGACCCTAAAACATATGAGGGGGTTGTGGGCGAGCGGATAAACCTTGAAACCTATAGGATTAATATTAGTGGGTACAGCTTCAAAGGATTTGATAATGCTATAACGGAGTTTACAGATAAAGAGCACACCGTAACACTCGTCTATAGTAAAAACGAGGTCAAAACCACCCTAACCATCAACTATGTTGATGAAGCAGGTAAACAACTACTAGACCCTAAAACATATGAGGGGGTTGTAGGCGAGCGAATAAACCTTGAGATCTATGAGATAAAAATTGATGGATACAGCTTCAAAAAGACGACTAATGCGATAACGGAGTTTACAGATACAGAGCAGACCGTAACACTCGTCTATAGTAAAAATGAGGTCAAAGCCTCCCTTACCATCAACTATGTTGATGAAGCAGGTAAACAACTACTAGACCCTAAAACATATGATGGGGTTGTGGGCGAGCGGATAGACCTTGAAACCTATAGGATTAATATTAGTGGGTACAGCTTCAAAGGATTTGAGAATAAAATAACTGAGTTAACTGAGGTAGAACAAACCATCACTTTGATTTATACAGTAGTGATGGCAGACGCACCAAGTGATGACAAAAGAGATGAAAAACGAAATAAGCTACCAAAGGAGGCAAATGCCGATACTAGTAAGCCTAAAAAGGGTCCCTTAAAACTTGTAAAATTACTACCTAAGACAGGGGAATCTAGAAGTAATGGACTCACAGAAGGGGTGTTTCTAACAGCTTTAGTAGCAAGTCTGTTGATGTTACTTAGGACTTTTGGATGTTTTCTACTGTAA
- a CDS encoding BspA family leucine-rich repeat surface protein, translating to MRKKENRLLDFTPTRKMKGISGLILCGVLLTHTTATSATTLLETKAQLPDPKTTYQNLPETASLSTIDKLTKQNVSPQPSTEKKLDTPNTTSVDNLEKASVANPDLQQGVWGTCPVTLDAVGNLTVGAGELSRTFPFNNGYKGNITSITFTDPVVAPINSSGLLSFGNLSSIKGMENLDTTQVTDMSQMFYGNVGLGSLDISQLNTDKVTNMRAMFASS from the coding sequence ATGAGAAAAAAAGAAAACCGGCTGCTAGACTTTACACCTACGAGAAAAATGAAAGGCATCTCGGGTCTTATTCTATGTGGTGTACTACTCACACACACGACGGCAACTTCGGCAACTACTTTGTTAGAGACGAAAGCGCAACTACCAGATCCTAAAACTACCTATCAAAACTTACCCGAAACAGCAAGTTTAAGTACCATTGATAAACTGACTAAGCAGAACGTATCACCGCAACCAAGCACAGAAAAGAAACTAGACACCCCTAACACGACATCGGTAGATAATCTAGAAAAAGCGAGCGTAGCTAATCCTGATTTACAGCAAGGAGTCTGGGGCACTTGTCCAGTAACCTTAGATGCAGTTGGGAACCTCACTGTCGGTGCCGGAGAATTGTCGAGAACATTTCCTTTTAATAACGGTTATAAAGGTAATATTACCTCTATAACCTTTACAGATCCCGTGGTCGCACCTATTAATAGTTCTGGATTACTGAGTTTTGGAAATCTATCTTCCATCAAAGGCATGGAAAACCTCGATACGACGCAGGTCACTGATATGTCCCAAATGTTCTATGGAAATGTTGGTTTGGGATCTCTAGACATCAGCCAGCTTAACACAGATAAGGTGACAAATATGCGAGCCATGTTTGCTAGTTCTTAA